From a single bacterium HR11 genomic region:
- the hisS gene encoding Histidine--tRNA ligase yields MTGKTYQAPRGTSDLLPPDSERWARVEAAARTLFRLYGFREIRTPIFEARELFERGIGETTDIVEKQMYVFQDRGGDWLALRPEGTASVLRAFVEHRFDQTMPPPYRYFYIGPMFRHERPQRGRYRQFHQIGVEALGESAPEVDAEVIALGWEFLRHVGAQNVQVELNSIGCSTCRPAYQAALRAYWQAHAEELCPDCRRRMDRNPLRVLDCKNEACQPVLQGAPVIDAYWCDPCRTHFEAVRTALAALDVPYVRNARLVRGLDYYMRTAFEMTAEGLGAQNAVLGGGRYDGLLRALGGPDWPGIGFAIGMERLMAVLPEATDPTPALAVMFLPLTEAARGAALRGVQAVRRLGVSAWARMDVGSVKSGLRSAHRAGVRFAVIIGEDELRAGRWTVRDMSASRQETLSPEEAVEALRRALRLDAPSP; encoded by the coding sequence ATGACCGGAAAGACCTATCAGGCGCCTCGCGGCACGTCGGACCTGCTTCCGCCGGACAGCGAGCGGTGGGCCCGCGTGGAAGCGGCCGCCCGGACGCTGTTCCGGCTCTACGGCTTTCGAGAAATCCGGACCCCCATCTTCGAAGCCCGGGAACTCTTCGAGCGGGGTATCGGCGAGACGACCGACATCGTCGAAAAGCAGATGTACGTCTTTCAGGACCGGGGCGGCGACTGGCTGGCCCTCCGACCCGAGGGGACGGCCTCGGTCCTGCGGGCCTTCGTCGAACACCGCTTCGACCAGACGATGCCGCCGCCCTACCGGTACTTCTACATCGGGCCGATGTTCCGCCATGAGCGGCCCCAGCGGGGACGGTACCGGCAATTCCACCAGATCGGGGTCGAGGCCCTGGGGGAGTCGGCGCCTGAGGTGGACGCCGAGGTCATCGCCCTGGGCTGGGAGTTTCTTCGTCATGTCGGGGCTCAGAACGTTCAGGTCGAGCTGAACTCGATCGGTTGCTCGACGTGTCGGCCGGCCTACCAGGCGGCCCTTCGGGCCTACTGGCAAGCCCATGCCGAGGAATTGTGCCCCGACTGTCGGCGCCGGATGGACCGCAACCCCCTGCGGGTCCTGGACTGCAAGAACGAAGCCTGTCAGCCGGTCTTGCAGGGGGCGCCGGTCATCGACGCCTACTGGTGCGACCCGTGCCGGACGCACTTTGAGGCCGTGCGGACGGCCCTGGCGGCCCTGGACGTACCTTATGTTCGCAACGCCCGCCTGGTCCGGGGCCTGGACTACTACATGCGGACGGCCTTCGAGATGACGGCCGAGGGCCTGGGCGCCCAGAACGCCGTCCTGGGCGGCGGCCGGTACGACGGTCTCCTGCGGGCGCTCGGCGGACCCGACTGGCCGGGCATCGGGTTCGCCATCGGAATGGAGCGCCTGATGGCCGTTTTGCCGGAGGCGACGGACCCGACGCCGGCCCTGGCCGTGATGTTCCTGCCCCTGACGGAGGCGGCCCGCGGGGCGGCCCTCCGGGGCGTCCAGGCCGTCCGACGCTTGGGGGTCTCGGCCTGGGCCCGGATGGACGTCGGGAGCGTCAAGAGCGGCCTCCGGAGCGCCCACCGGGCCGGCGTCCGCTTTGCCGTGATCATCGGCGAGGACGAGCTCCGGGCCGGCCGATGGACGGTCCGGGACATGTCGGCCAGTCGTCAGGAGACGCTCTCCCCCGAAGAAGCCGTCGAGGCCCTCCGCCGGGCCCTGCGATTGGACGCGCCCTCGCCATGA
- the aspS gene encoding Aspartate--tRNA ligase yields MSAYRTHLCGELREAHVGQSVLLAGWVHRVRDMGGVVFVDLRDRTGIVQVVFREERVPDLIDAAAKLRAESVVQVRGQVARRPPDTVNPKIPTGAVEVVAEALEVLNPAEPVPFSIADEADVHDATRLRYRYLDLRRPAMFRNLELRHRVVWAVRQYLHEQGFLEVETPILTKSTPEGARDFLVPSRLQPGKFYALPQSPQLFKQILMVAGFDRYFQIARCFRDEDLRADRQPEFTQVDIEMSFVTEDDVMTLTEGLVRRMWQEAGYDVAVPFPRMDYDEAIERYGSDKPDTRFGYCLATVTDLFTDTEFRVFREAARTEGHVVTALAIPGGAAWPRNRLDHLTERAKQLGGRGLVWVRWPEGEAPQSPVAKFLRPTELAALRERLGLADGGLALLMAGPREATCSVLGMIRLELARQEGWIPDDAGWHFLWVVNFPLLEWSDEEGRWVARHHPFTSPQPETLEWLSSRPERVRARAYDLVVNGVEIGGGSIRNYRRPDQERVFEVLQIPPEEYRSKFGFLLEALSYGAPPHGGIALGLDRIVMLLAGASSIRDVIAFPKTSSGQCLMTGSPSEVTERQLRELHLRVDV; encoded by the coding sequence ATGTCGGCTTATCGAACCCACTTATGCGGTGAACTTCGGGAAGCCCACGTCGGCCAGTCTGTCTTGTTGGCCGGATGGGTCCACCGTGTGCGGGACATGGGGGGCGTCGTCTTCGTGGACCTCCGGGACCGGACGGGCATCGTCCAAGTCGTCTTCCGGGAGGAACGGGTCCCGGATTTGATCGACGCGGCGGCCAAGCTCCGGGCCGAGAGCGTCGTACAGGTCCGGGGCCAGGTCGCCCGGCGTCCGCCGGACACCGTGAATCCGAAGATCCCGACGGGGGCCGTCGAGGTCGTCGCCGAGGCCCTGGAAGTCCTGAACCCGGCCGAGCCGGTCCCCTTCTCTATCGCCGACGAGGCGGACGTCCACGACGCGACCCGCCTGCGCTACCGGTACCTGGACCTGCGGCGGCCGGCGATGTTCCGCAACCTGGAGCTCCGGCATCGGGTCGTCTGGGCCGTCCGGCAGTACCTGCACGAGCAGGGCTTTCTGGAGGTCGAGACCCCTATCCTCACGAAGTCGACGCCCGAGGGGGCCCGGGACTTTCTGGTCCCGTCTCGTCTCCAGCCGGGCAAGTTTTACGCCCTGCCCCAGTCGCCCCAGCTGTTCAAGCAGATCCTGATGGTCGCCGGCTTCGACCGGTACTTTCAGATCGCCCGCTGTTTTCGGGACGAGGACCTGCGGGCCGACCGTCAGCCCGAGTTCACGCAGGTCGACATCGAGATGAGCTTCGTCACGGAAGACGACGTCATGACGCTGACGGAGGGCCTCGTCCGGCGGATGTGGCAGGAGGCCGGTTACGACGTCGCCGTCCCCTTTCCCCGGATGGATTACGACGAGGCCATCGAGCGATACGGCTCCGACAAGCCGGATACCCGCTTCGGCTATTGCCTCGCGACGGTCACGGACCTCTTCACCGATACCGAGTTCCGGGTCTTCCGGGAGGCCGCCCGGACGGAGGGTCACGTCGTCACGGCCCTGGCGATCCCGGGCGGGGCCGCCTGGCCCCGGAATCGGCTGGACCATCTCACCGAACGGGCGAAACAGCTCGGGGGGCGAGGTCTCGTCTGGGTCCGGTGGCCCGAGGGCGAGGCCCCCCAGTCGCCGGTCGCCAAGTTCCTGCGGCCGACGGAGCTGGCGGCTTTGCGGGAACGTCTCGGGCTGGCCGACGGGGGGCTGGCCCTTTTGATGGCGGGTCCCCGGGAGGCGACGTGTAGCGTCTTGGGGATGATCCGTCTGGAGCTGGCCCGGCAGGAGGGTTGGATTCCCGACGACGCCGGGTGGCACTTCCTGTGGGTCGTCAACTTTCCCCTCCTCGAGTGGAGCGACGAGGAAGGCCGCTGGGTCGCCCGGCATCACCCCTTCACGAGTCCCCAGCCGGAGACGCTCGAGTGGCTCTCGTCCCGACCCGAACGGGTGCGGGCCCGGGCCTACGACCTGGTCGTCAACGGCGTCGAGATCGGCGGCGGGAGCATTCGGAATTACCGTCGCCCGGACCAGGAGCGCGTCTTTGAGGTCCTGCAGATCCCGCCGGAGGAGTACCGCTCGAAGTTCGGCTTCCTGCTGGAGGCCCTGAGCTACGGGGCGCCGCCCCACGGGGGCATCGCCCTGGGCCTGGACCGCATCGTGATGCTCCTGGCCGGGGCCTCCTCGATTCGAGACGTCATCGCTTTCCCCAAGACTTCATCGGGCCAGTGTCTCATGACGGGAAGTCCGTCGGAAGTCACCGAACGCCAGCTTCGGGAACTCCACCTGCGGGTCGACGTATGA
- the pdaD gene encoding Pyruvoyl-dependent arginine decarboxylase yields the protein MLNGLMVPRYAFLTRGVGYHREKLASFEEALRNAGIAPYNLVRVSSIFPPGCELIDREEGIRMLRPGSIVFCVLSENSTNEPGRRIVASVGLALPRDPNLYGYISEHHSFGQTEEEAGEYAEDLAASMLATTLGLEYDPQRAWDEQIEAYRLSGQIVLSRNCTQSAVGDPRGYWTTVVAGVIFILA from the coding sequence GTGTTGAACGGTCTGATGGTCCCACGATATGCCTTCTTGACCCGGGGCGTCGGGTACCACCGGGAGAAGCTGGCCAGTTTCGAGGAGGCCCTGCGGAATGCGGGCATCGCCCCGTACAACCTGGTCCGGGTCTCCTCGATTTTCCCGCCCGGCTGTGAGCTCATCGACCGGGAGGAGGGCATCCGCATGCTCCGGCCGGGGAGCATCGTCTTCTGCGTCCTCAGTGAGAACTCGACGAACGAGCCGGGCCGTCGGATCGTCGCCTCCGTCGGCCTGGCCCTTCCCCGGGACCCGAACCTTTACGGATACATCTCGGAACACCACTCCTTCGGGCAGACCGAAGAGGAGGCCGGGGAGTACGCCGAGGACCTGGCGGCCTCCATGCTGGCGACGACCCTGGGCCTCGAGTACGACCCTCAGCGGGCCTGGGACGAGCAAATCGAAGCCTACCGGCTTTCGGGCCAGATCGTCCTGTCCCGGAACTGCACGCAGAGCGCCGTAGGGGACCCCCGGGGGTACTGGACGACCGTCGTGGCCGGGGTCATCTTTATCCTGGCGTGA
- the spo0C_2 gene encoding Chromosome-partitioning protein Spo0J: MSKRGLPRDLSLDKDLHYVEALLERTPRPVVRMIPIDRLDPNPWQPRQDFGDLEELAESIRTKGLLAPILVRPRGERYQVVAGERRLRACRMAGLTEVPCIEVDVSDSEMLEVALIENLQRKDLDPFEEAEAYRRLMDEFGYTHAEMARVLGKARSTITETLSLLAIPDEIRALCRQYGITSRRQLLTVARQPDPMAMRLCVQEIVRGQRGRVEVGTAGGKDRRPEGPAEPEKPPSGLFVFRDPFGTFEVRVRFYRGQAEPDDVRRALAQVLAELEGPAER; this comes from the coding sequence GTGTCCAAACGGGGATTACCGCGTGACCTGAGCCTGGACAAGGACCTGCACTACGTCGAGGCCCTGCTCGAGCGGACCCCCCGACCCGTGGTGCGGATGATCCCCATCGACCGCCTGGACCCGAATCCCTGGCAACCCCGGCAGGACTTCGGGGACCTGGAAGAGTTGGCCGAGTCGATTCGGACCAAGGGCCTGCTGGCTCCCATCCTGGTCCGCCCCCGGGGGGAGCGCTATCAGGTCGTCGCCGGCGAACGCCGTCTGCGGGCCTGCCGGATGGCCGGCCTGACCGAGGTCCCCTGCATCGAGGTCGACGTCTCCGACAGCGAGATGCTGGAGGTCGCCCTCATCGAGAACCTCCAGCGAAAGGACCTGGACCCCTTCGAGGAGGCCGAGGCCTATCGGCGCCTGATGGACGAATTCGGCTACACGCATGCCGAGATGGCCCGGGTCCTGGGGAAAGCCCGCTCGACGATCACCGAGACGCTCAGCCTGCTGGCCATCCCCGACGAGATTCGGGCCCTCTGCCGGCAATACGGCATCACGAGCCGCCGCCAGCTCCTGACGGTCGCCCGTCAGCCGGACCCGATGGCCATGCGCTTGTGCGTCCAGGAGATCGTGCGGGGCCAACGGGGACGGGTCGAGGTCGGGACGGCGGGCGGGAAAGACCGTCGGCCGGAAGGCCCGGCCGAACCCGAAAAGCCGCCAAGCGGCCTTTTCGTCTTCCGGGACCCCTTCGGAACTTTTGAGGTCCGCGTCCGTTTTTACCGGGGTCAGGCCGAACCCGATGACGTCCGCCGGGCCCTCGCTCAGGTCTTGGCCGAACTCGAGGGCCCGGCCGAACGATAA
- the cyoE_1 gene encoding Protoheme IX farnesyltransferase, which produces MGSPRVERRTRWGVYLKALRLDRWPRSLAVLPGWVLALVWHRRPWEGSALGALVGAYLATLGVSIFNYVLNEVTDAPYDAHHPVKRGRPVVQGRVSVGGLMGLGWVALGTGFLVGHWLSPYAWLPLLFLAIAGFLYNVPPRTKDVPYLDALTEAINQPIRFLIGWFSVVTWGWDWPSPWVLAAVWAFSAFLMYTKRLAEKLSLPEVQAVLYRRSLGAYSKGRLVACIVGSGIATLVALAGAALHLGRPRLWLLLPGVAVYALWIYRQATRHPYYSDEPEALFRRPVFLVLTGLLAVGALWALQQGT; this is translated from the coding sequence GTGGGGTCACCCCGAGTCGAGCGTCGGACCAGGTGGGGCGTCTATCTGAAGGCCCTGCGTCTGGACCGGTGGCCTCGGAGTCTGGCCGTCCTACCGGGGTGGGTCTTGGCCTTGGTATGGCACCGTCGGCCCTGGGAGGGGTCGGCCCTGGGAGCCCTGGTCGGGGCTTACCTGGCGACCCTGGGCGTGTCCATCTTCAACTACGTCCTCAATGAGGTCACGGATGCCCCGTATGACGCCCACCATCCGGTCAAGCGGGGCCGTCCGGTCGTCCAGGGCCGGGTTTCGGTCGGAGGCCTGATGGGACTGGGCTGGGTGGCCCTCGGGACCGGATTCCTGGTCGGCCATTGGCTGAGCCCCTATGCTTGGCTTCCCCTGTTGTTTCTGGCCATCGCCGGCTTCCTGTACAACGTACCCCCGCGGACGAAGGACGTGCCGTATCTGGATGCCCTGACGGAGGCCATCAACCAACCCATCCGCTTTCTCATCGGGTGGTTCAGCGTCGTGACCTGGGGTTGGGACTGGCCATCGCCGTGGGTCCTGGCGGCCGTGTGGGCCTTCAGCGCCTTTCTCATGTACACGAAGCGGCTGGCCGAGAAGCTGAGCCTGCCCGAGGTGCAGGCCGTCCTCTATCGACGCTCCCTGGGGGCCTACTCCAAGGGGCGCCTGGTTGCCTGCATTGTCGGATCCGGGATCGCCACGTTGGTCGCCTTGGCCGGGGCGGCCCTGCATCTGGGACGGCCCCGGCTGTGGCTTCTCCTCCCGGGGGTGGCGGTGTATGCCCTGTGGATTTACAGGCAGGCCACCCGGCATCCTTACTACAGCGACGAGCCCGAGGCCCTGTTCCGACGTCCCGTCTTCCTGGTCCTTACGGGCCTCTTGGCCGTCGGGGCCCTATGGGCACTCCAGCAAGGTACATAG
- the caiE gene encoding Carnitine operon protein CaiE: MPIYSFRGKTPVVDPTAWVAPTATLIGDVVLGPHVSVWFGAVLRADMHFIRVGAYSNLQDNVVVHVTKDLYPTEIGEYVTVGHGAIVHACRVGSRCLIGMGAIVMDGAEVGDESLVAAGALVPPGMRIPPRSLVMGVPARVVRALSDEEVARIHENTLLYVEYKDVYGADGQFGR; the protein is encoded by the coding sequence ATGCCGATCTACAGTTTTCGTGGGAAGACGCCGGTCGTCGACCCGACGGCGTGGGTCGCCCCGACGGCGACGCTCATCGGGGACGTCGTCCTGGGGCCTCACGTGAGCGTCTGGTTCGGCGCCGTCCTCCGGGCCGACATGCACTTCATCCGGGTCGGGGCTTACTCGAACTTGCAGGACAACGTGGTCGTCCACGTCACGAAGGACCTGTATCCGACCGAGATCGGGGAGTACGTGACCGTCGGCCACGGGGCCATCGTGCACGCCTGTCGGGTCGGGTCCCGGTGCCTCATCGGGATGGGGGCGATCGTCATGGACGGGGCCGAGGTCGGCGACGAGAGTCTCGTGGCGGCCGGGGCCCTCGTCCCGCCGGGCATGCGAATCCCGCCCCGGTCGCTCGTGATGGGCGTCCCGGCCCGGGTCGTCCGGGCTCTCTCCGACGAGGAGGTCGCCCGCATCCACGAGAATACGCTACTCTATGTCGAGTATAAAGACGTGTACGGGGCAGATGGGCAGTTCGGCAGATAG
- the soj gene encoding Sporulation initiation inhibitor protein Soj, which yields MRIVAIANQKGGVGKTTTAVNLAAAFALQGRRTLLVDMDPQANSTMTFIDLRTVDRNVYHVLTDASTPMETVVRPTAVPNLSVVPARIALAKLESQLVGELDAHFRLKDRLKPVADRYDLVLIDTPPALGLLTVNALVAADAVLIPIQVSYYALEGTEDLLETIQKVKQHANPRLQVLGIVVTMADRRTVLARDVIEQVQRTFGPLVFETVISRSVRLEESPAYRESIHTYAPDSQAAREYQALAEEVLRRVQTGITA from the coding sequence ATGCGTATCGTCGCCATCGCGAATCAGAAGGGCGGCGTCGGGAAGACGACGACGGCCGTGAACCTGGCGGCCGCCTTTGCCCTGCAGGGCCGTCGGACCCTGCTGGTCGACATGGACCCGCAGGCGAACTCGACGATGACGTTCATCGACCTCCGGACGGTCGACCGGAACGTCTACCACGTCCTGACGGACGCCTCCACGCCGATGGAGACCGTCGTGCGGCCGACGGCGGTCCCGAACCTGTCGGTCGTGCCGGCCCGGATCGCCCTGGCCAAGCTGGAGAGCCAGCTCGTCGGGGAGCTGGACGCCCACTTTCGACTGAAGGACCGGCTGAAGCCCGTCGCCGACCGGTACGATCTCGTCCTGATCGATACGCCGCCGGCCCTGGGCCTTCTGACCGTCAACGCCCTGGTGGCGGCCGATGCCGTGCTCATCCCGATTCAGGTCTCCTACTATGCCTTAGAGGGGACCGAGGACCTGCTGGAGACCATTCAGAAGGTCAAGCAACACGCAAATCCCCGGCTTCAGGTCCTGGGCATCGTCGTCACGATGGCCGACCGCCGGACCGTCCTGGCGCGAGACGTCATCGAGCAGGTCCAACGGACGTTCGGTCCCCTGGTCTTTGAGACCGTGATCAGTCGGAGCGTGCGGCTGGAGGAGAGTCCGGCCTACCGGGAGTCGATCCACACCTATGCGCCGGACTCCCAGGCCGCCCGGGAATACCAAGCCCTGGCCGAGGAGGTGCTTCGGCGTGTCCAAACGGGGATTACCGCGTGA
- the ubiG_1 gene encoding Ubiquinone biosynthesis O-methyltransferase, with protein sequence MKNKPARKRVSEGVEIRRELLGPDEARSCPACGALGTLVPFRGGDFQGADLRPDDVRITDAQYGRCWPLGRCRRCGMVTAHPMPPAELLGRLYEAVEDPTYAAEAPFRRRNFERILRFLTDRLGLRPGRLLDVGAALGVLVEAARAAGWEAYGIEPSRAMAEAARRRGIPVETARLETWDGPVHAFDVITLLDVIEHVPEPDRFLAKALRHLRPGGVVCIVTPDVTSVAARLLGRRWWHYRPGHVQFFSPRSLRCLIERLGGRVVARRRYCWFFSLDFLFSRFHGGRPVSWLPERCRRWVLPVNLRDSLEVYARWGHPESSVGPGGASI encoded by the coding sequence ATGAAAAATAAGCCTGCCCGGAAGCGAGTATCGGAAGGCGTTGAGATCCGTCGCGAACTCTTGGGCCCGGATGAGGCGCGGTCGTGCCCGGCCTGTGGGGCCCTCGGCACGCTGGTCCCCTTCCGGGGCGGCGACTTCCAAGGAGCGGACCTCCGGCCGGACGACGTCCGGATCACGGACGCCCAGTACGGACGATGTTGGCCCCTGGGCCGCTGTCGTCGGTGTGGGATGGTGACGGCCCATCCGATGCCCCCGGCGGAACTCCTCGGTCGGCTGTACGAAGCCGTCGAGGACCCGACCTATGCGGCCGAGGCCCCCTTCCGACGGCGGAACTTTGAACGGATTTTGCGATTTCTGACGGACCGGCTGGGCCTGCGGCCCGGGCGTTTGCTGGACGTCGGGGCGGCCCTGGGCGTCCTGGTCGAGGCGGCCCGAGCGGCCGGCTGGGAGGCTTACGGCATCGAGCCGAGTCGGGCGATGGCCGAGGCGGCCCGGCGGCGGGGGATCCCCGTGGAGACGGCTCGGCTGGAGACGTGGGACGGGCCGGTTCATGCCTTTGACGTCATCACGCTGTTGGACGTGATCGAGCACGTCCCCGAGCCGGATCGATTTCTGGCCAAGGCCCTTCGGCACCTCCGGCCGGGGGGTGTCGTTTGCATCGTGACGCCGGACGTGACGAGCGTGGCGGCCCGGCTCCTGGGCCGGCGCTGGTGGCACTACCGGCCCGGTCACGTCCAGTTCTTCTCGCCTCGTTCCCTGCGATGCTTGATCGAGCGCTTGGGCGGGCGGGTCGTGGCGCGACGTCGCTACTGCTGGTTCTTCAGCCTGGACTTCTTATTTAGCCGTTTCCACGGGGGCCGGCCCGTATCGTGGCTCCCCGAGAGGTGTCGTCGATGGGTCCTTCCGGTCAACCTTCGAGACTCTTTGGAGGTATACGCCCGGTGGGGTCACCCCGAGTCGAGCGTCGGACCAGGTGGGGCGTCTATCTGA